In the genome of Myroides phaeus, one region contains:
- a CDS encoding superoxide dismutase has protein sequence MKFNLPTLNYSKDAFKNFITEEGFDYHYGKHHQTYITNLNKLIENSVWENYNLDTIIKEAYIKKQTAIYNNAAQHYNHSFFWNCITPNSTEMPSKQLLELLIRDFGSIESFKEEFSNTATKLFGAGWTWLVLTPERKLEIIALSNADTPIIFNKKPLLTIDVWEHAYYIDHRNARPKFIEQFWNHVNWKFVSKNLE, from the coding sequence ATGAAATTCAATTTACCAACATTAAATTATTCGAAAGACGCCTTTAAAAATTTCATCACTGAAGAGGGGTTTGATTACCACTATGGAAAACATCATCAAACGTATATTACGAACTTAAACAAACTAATAGAAAATTCTGTATGGGAAAATTACAACCTTGATACTATTATAAAAGAAGCTTATATAAAAAAACAGACGGCAATTTATAACAATGCAGCTCAACACTATAATCATAGTTTTTTCTGGAATTGTATCACTCCTAATTCTACAGAGATGCCCTCTAAACAATTGTTAGAACTACTAATAAGAGATTTTGGATCTATAGAATCTTTCAAAGAAGAGTTTAGTAACACAGCTACCAAATTATTTGGTGCAGGATGGACTTGGCTAGTTTTAACACCTGAAAGAAAATTAGAAATCATAGCTTTAAGCAATGCAGATACACCAATTATATTCAATAAAAAACCATTATTGACTATAGATGTTTGGGAACACGCATACTATATCGATCACCGAAATGCGAGACCAAAATTTATTGAACAATTCTGGAATCACGTTAATTGGAAATTCGTTTCTAAAAATTTAGAATAA